Genomic DNA from Prunus persica cultivar Lovell chromosome G1, Prunus_persica_NCBIv2, whole genome shotgun sequence:
TGTGAGCGTAGCCGTCCCCGGCTCCATCATCCACAACGCTCAATCCCTCGAACTCGCCACCAGAGTATTTTCTCTCTCCGTTTTCTCACCATCCAAACAGATAATTGCTTTATGTTTCTCATTTCACTTCCTCTTCAGTTTtctaattatgattttttgtttattaaaaaaaatctcagttGGCTGGTCAGATTGCTCGTGCCATGACGATTTTCCGAATCGACGAGGTTTCTAAATTtactctttcttcttcagcaTTAGTGGATTTGTTATATCAATTGATGTTTAAAGTACGCAAATTTGATTGATATGTAGTTGATTATTCTGTAAACAGGTGGTGATATTTGACAACAAGAGTGAGTCTGGTTCACCACCAGAAGCTAATTCGGATGAGGATGAAAGTGGTGCTGCTTTTCTTGTACGAATCTTGAGGTACCTTGAGACACCTCAATATTTGAGAAAAGCTCTGTTTCCAAAACATAACAGCTTAAGATTTGTGGTGAGGTTCCCCAATTGTTCATTTATGCTATGCAGTAAGCACATTGGTAATTGATTATCAAGTTTATTACATCTTGGCTTAAATTTCTTTTCAGGGTATGTTGCCTCCACTTGATGCTCCGCACCATCTTCGCAAACATGAATGGGGTCCGTTTCGGGAAGGTAAAGTGTAATGGATGGAATTTAAGACTTGTTCTGCTATTGGAAATACTGTGCCTACTGGAATACAAAAATTGTCTGACTATACTTGCTTATACTCAAGTCAAGATGAGCATGTTCAAGACATTGAACAAGAACCAAAATGAGAAATGAGATGGTTCAGTTCAGACTTCCCATTGTAAATGAATTTCATCATTTAGTttagtttctttgttttctgtttcgACCTATGGCCTTATTTTGCGGGAGCTTGCGGTAAATTTATAGGTGTCACACTAAAAGAAAGATCTCCTAACCCTGCGGGAACACTAGTTGATGTGGGTTTGAGTAAGGTATTCTCTCATATTCTAGGTTTACCGTTACAAGAGTTATTGTTTGATAGTTTCTTCTTTGCCTTTTCCTCCCGCCTTAGCCAGTAATTGATTTAGTGATGAAAATGCAGAATGTCATCGTTGATCAAGTACTTGAACCTGGGACGAGAGTTACTGTGGCTATGGGAGCCAACCGGAATTTGGATGCTGGTAATGATTTTTCCTGAATTCATTTGTGGCCTTTCCTGATTCCTTTCTTTATCATTAATGGAGGTTtctgcttttatttttattttttatactatgaatccaaatgggtaAAGGCTTTTTTTCTATTGCATTCATCTAGATATATCACGCCAGGTTGTTTCATCTTCCAAGCCTAGGGAAGAAGCAGGAACGTATTGGGGGTACAAAGTGCGCTATGCTTCCAATATTACTTCAGTAAGGAATGAATGCCCATACAAGGTATTCCTGCGTTCACTCTATGACCTCTCTCTCAGAGCCCTTCTTGCCCTTACCAATTCATGGATTTTTGGTTAACCATTCAGATAGGGCCTTTCttcatcaatttcttttattcaatCACAGGGTGGCTATGATCACTCAATTGGTACCTCCGAGCATGGTCAGATTATTAATTCCTCTGATCTCACTATACCTACCTTCAGGTACTCTTCTCTAAACGCGCTAACCATAGATAAGATTGTTTTTCTAGATGTTGTGAGTATTGCTTTCTTTGGGTAGCTGGTCCTTAGCCACTTAAGGCAATTGTTGTGCTCTGTATCTTGTAATTGGATACATGCCTACTGTGTTGCGTATTCATCAACTAGATGGCTTAGTTACTGGTCAGGCTCTTGATGTACCTGGGATGGAATTTCAGCCTCCTTCAATCTGTTAACCTCTGTGCAGTGACAAATTCTTTTTGCGGAATATGTAGAAAATTGGTGCGATCTGACAGTCAAAATCCATTTAAAATGACTCAGGCCAATTGAACCATCTATATTTTGAGAACTTATGAACTATGCACCCTGCCTCCTTTAAATTATTTGCTATGTGAGGAATAGTAGGTGAGTGCTATGCAGGCACATATCATTAAGCATAACATCGATACCAACCCACCCacctcttcttccttccattACTTTTCTACAGGTACTTGAATTGTTCCTCAATAATTGTGGTTTCTTTAGTTTAATTGTTAAGTAGTCGTCCTGGCGTCCTTCTCAGAGATTTGGGCTGAAGGAAACCATTtcatctctattacaatattCTATGTCAAAAATTGTGTTAAGCAGAAACTGAAAAGGGTAAATAAGAGAATTACTGTAAAGTATTTTTCCTGTTGAATGTTTTGATTTGTATGCTGATTGAATTCAGTTGTGTTTAAAGGATTATGGAcctatattttgaattttttgccAGTGAATTTGTAGCAATATATCAGATTTCCTCTTTTAAGTTTCTAGATATTTTACATCTTTTTACTATTACTACTTTCAACTGTATTAAGAATTTTTTGGGCATTTGTTGGCCATGAAGCCAATGTGAAACTATATACATCGAAATGCTGTACTCATTACGCCGctgatattttttaattgactgAATGAATGATTTGGCAGGCATCTATTGATTGCTTTTGGTGGACTTGCTGGGTTGGAAGAGagcattgaagaagataaTAACTTAAAGGTAAGGTTCCTATGGCTTTGgtttgatactttgaattgCTAATGGCTGTGGTGTAGCCTGGTGTAAGTAGCTAGAAAATAATAACAGGCCATATAGTTCTGcaggaaatttttttcaactttgaaTTGTGAATGGCTGGGTTGGAGTCTGGTGCTACCAGCTAAAACCTTCATCAAGCCCTTGTTTTGTCTTTAGTTTTTCCcttcttccttccattttcCTCGTTACAAACTTCATTGAAATTCTTAcaactttcctttttcttttgttgacaTTTAATTAGTTCTTGATTTTGCTTGGGATGTAATTTGAGTcaatttactttaatttcttgaTGGGGTTTATGATGGTGATGataggaagagagaagaggatgagagtgAGGAGGAATATAGGAAAGTCTTCAGATTCGAAAGGGCAATTGTGGAAGAAACTTTTAAAAGCCATGCttatttgtattattaatttgaatttttagtaTAAAATGTCTTAAAGTAGCTATAAGGTGTAAAAACAAACAGCTCCATATGTCTGGATAACTCAAAAATGTGTTGGGTTTAAActtatttacccaaaaaaaatccccTTATTGGACTTCTGAACATCTTTATGATCTTGGAAACACGTTTGCTTGATGAGGCACAACTTCTAGTAGTTTGTTTGACTGAAAGTAAGGATAGAGAAAGGAAATGGTACTGAATAGTGTTTTTATTGCTTCTTTTTTAAGGCAAAAAATGTGCGAGAGGTAtttgatttgtatttgaaCACATGTCCACATCAGGGGAGTCGAACAATTCGAACAGAGGTATTTTTAGTATCTCTTTGCTTTTCTATTCATGGATGAGAATTTCGTATTGAAACTTGTGTTATTATGGCTTAATTTGCATCTTCATGAACAGGAAGCCATTTTCATTTCACTTCAGTATTTCCAAGAACCAATCAACAGAGCATTGCTGAGAGTTTAGCATTAGAGCTTACTATTTGCAGGACATTGAGAATTTCCACAATTGGGGTCAAGATAGGGAATCTGATTCTTGATTTGGCTGCTAACATTTTGAAAGACAGGATTAGTTACTTAGCGGCAGATAGAGTATCCTCTTCTTTTTCgcgtatttaatttttttcccaactagTTCGCAAGCTCAACTTTAAGCTGCTTGTTTCAGTGTACAATAGTCTAGTCTGAGCTGCAATGTTGGGAATGACTTTACAATCCCTTTCTTTTTGGAAGGAAAATATGTTCAAATTGATGTTGTAATCCATGTCAATATTGCAGAGCATAGGTGGTGAGCTTCTGAGCAAGGTCTtatattgttttcttgttgtaAACGTGTAAAATACACAATTATTTTCAGAGTTGAAATTATGGAATTATTGTCTTAAAATTTGTTCAACACTTCATTCATGAACCTAGTGTGAAAAAGAACATAGAACTTTCAGGCAATTATAGAAAAGTTTGTTATAAAATCAATTATTCATTATGCTGTTCTAGTGTGCGCGCGTCCGTTactcaaagaaaataatttgtttatgtatattttttagtGGTTTTGGTTACCATAACGAGTGTATaaactgaaaagaaaatgctCAACTAGTAGGTTTTTCAGGTCATTATATTCATGCCACGTTAGCTTTTATAAGACTTGATTAAGCGACGATCTAAATTCTTTagaatttcaaataaaaaggCCAATTTTGATCCTTATAATTTACCACTTTTACCATTAAGGTCCTTTTAGTTccaatttgatcaattttgtCATTGTAATTTGAATTCCTGATCAAATTTATCActgtaatttgaattctaagcaattcaaggacaatcTCTCAATTCTTGTCAAATTATTCTAATATAGAGGGGCACTTCGGTCCAATCTTATGACCCCTCCCCATCCACTTGACAACCATCCTTCCTCCACAACCTAAACCATAAACACTTTTAACTTAACCCACGTCAAGAAAAACGAAGATGAACAGAAACTGGGCGCCAGACCCACTTGATGCACTCCCCGAATGATCAATAAGTGTTCTTCATCGAGCCGAGAAATCTACCCCGATCCAAAAAAGGGAGGGAAAACGAATCCTCNNNNNNNNNNNNNNNNNNNNNNNNNNNNNNNNNNNNNNNNNNNNNNNNNNNNNNNNNNNNNNNNNNNNNNNNNNNNNNNNNNNNNNNNNNNNNNNNNNNNCCCCCCCCACCCCCCCTCGACTCAACATTATGCTCCCTCCCTCCACATTCaccttttcctctctctctctctctctctctctctctctctctctctctctctctctctc
This window encodes:
- the LOC18788955 gene encoding putative methyltransferase C9orf114 encodes the protein MGKKKKRAESEAEAEQENKVDTVNGDSHKKDKKKKHNVDKAALIPTVSVAVPGSIIHNAQSLELATRLAGQIARAMTIFRIDEVVIFDNKSESGSPPEANSDEDESGAAFLVRILRYLETPQYLRKALFPKHNSLRFVGMLPPLDAPHHLRKHEWGPFREGVTLKERSPNPAGTLVDVGLSKNVIVDQVLEPGTRVTVAMGANRNLDADISRQVVSSSKPREEAGTYWGYKVRYASNITSVRNECPYKGGYDHSIGTSEHGQIINSSDLTIPTFRHLLIAFGGLAGLEESIEEDNNLKAKNVREVFDLYLNTCPHQGSRTIRTEEAIFISLQYFQEPINRALLRV